A single region of the Prevotella sp. HUN102 genome encodes:
- the rpoC gene encoding DNA-directed RNA polymerase subunit beta', whose translation MAFKKDNKVKSNFNKLTIGLASPEEILENSFGEVTKPETINYRTYKPERDGLFCERIFGPTKDYECACGKYKRIRYKGIVCDRCGVEVTEKKVRRERAGHIELVVPVAHIWYFRSLPNKMGYLLGLPTKKLDAVVYYEKYIVIQPGVVEGMKNADSDEELNGSHKFDLLSEDEYIDIIDNRLPEGNERLENSDPKKFIAKMGAEAIYDLLMDIDLDRLAGELRDRATTDSSQQRKTEALKRLQVVEAFRQSQGVNRPEWMIMKIVPVTPPELRPLVPLDGGRFATSDLNDLYRRVIIRNNRLKRLMEIKAPEVILRNEKRMLQEAVDSLFDNSRKSSAVKSESNRPLKSLSDSLKGKQGRFRQNLLGKRVDYSARSVIVVGPELQMGECGLPKLMAAELYKPFIIRKLIERGIVKTVKSAKKIVDRREPVIWDILENVMKGHPVLLNRAPTLHRLGIQAFQPKMIEGKAIQLHPLACTAFNADFDGDQMAVHLPLSNEAVLEAQVLMLQSHNILNPANGAPITVPSQDMVLGLYYITKIRPGAKGEGLSFYGSEEAIIAYNEKRCDLHAQVKVVVDDLVDGKLQKRTVETSVGRVIVNQIIPTEVGFFNGIISKKSLRGLIADVIKAVGMARACAFLDGIKNLGYRMAYVAGLSFNLDDIIVPAEKVDIVGKGQEEVDQVKANYEMGFITDKERYNQVIDAWTHVNNNLKQSVMKHMIEDDQGFNAVYMMLDSGARGSADQIAQLAGMRGLMAKPQKAGAEGAQIIENPILSNFKEGMSVLEYFISSHGARKGLADTAMKTADAGYLTRRLVDVSHDVIITEEDCGSLRGLECRALKSGDEIVASLYERILGRVSVHDVIHPTTGVLIVASGEEINEAKAKAIDESPLEMVEIRSVLTCESKKGVCQKCYGRNLSTARMIQLGEAVGVIAAQAIGEPGTQLTLRTFHAGGVAGNAAANASIVAKNDCRIELEEVRTVPFIDEDDKNCEKIVSRLGEIRFVDTNTDIVLLTDSIPYGSTLYFKSGDKVKKGELIAKWDPFNAVIVSEYAGVLRLHDVIENVTYKAETDEATGLTERIITESRDKTKVPTVDVVKIGAKKGADGQYAPEDILGTYNLPVGGHLEQIVQDGAEIKSGTTLVKIPRSVGGAGDITGGLPRVTELFEARNPSNPAVVSEIDGEVTMGKVKRGNREIIITSKTGEQRKYLVSLAKQILVQEHDAVRAGTPLSDGITTPADILSIKGPTAVQEYIVNEVQDVYRLQGVKINDKHFEIIVRQMMRKVRVDEQGDTTFLEQELVDKLDFAEENDRIWGKKVVTDPGDSENCYKGQIISVRKLRDENSSLKRRDLKLVQVRDAVQATATQMLQGITRAALGTKSFMSAASFQETTKVLNEAAIRGKSDMLEGMKENVICGHLVPAGTGLRQWQKLIVGSKEEHVRIEANRKNVLDFADKDVSE comes from the coding sequence ATGGCTTTTAAGAAAGATAATAAGGTTAAGAGTAATTTTAACAAGCTCACTATTGGTCTTGCTTCTCCAGAAGAAATCCTTGAGAACTCTTTTGGCGAGGTAACCAAGCCTGAAACTATTAATTACCGCACCTACAAGCCTGAACGTGATGGTTTGTTCTGTGAGCGCATCTTCGGTCCTACAAAGGATTATGAATGTGCCTGTGGTAAGTACAAACGTATCCGTTATAAAGGAATCGTTTGCGACCGTTGTGGTGTTGAGGTTACAGAAAAGAAAGTGCGCCGTGAACGTGCCGGACACATCGAGTTGGTTGTGCCGGTTGCTCACATTTGGTATTTCAGAAGTCTTCCTAACAAGATGGGTTATCTGTTGGGTCTTCCGACAAAGAAGCTCGATGCAGTGGTTTATTACGAAAAGTATATCGTAATCCAACCGGGTGTTGTGGAAGGAATGAAGAACGCCGATTCTGATGAAGAACTGAACGGTTCTCATAAGTTCGACCTCTTGTCAGAAGACGAATATATCGACATTATCGACAACAGACTTCCGGAAGGAAACGAACGTCTTGAAAACAGCGACCCGAAGAAGTTTATTGCCAAGATGGGTGCAGAGGCTATCTATGACCTCCTGATGGACATCGACCTCGACAGACTGGCTGGCGAACTCCGCGACCGTGCTACAACAGATTCAAGCCAACAGCGTAAGACTGAAGCCTTGAAGCGTTTGCAGGTTGTAGAGGCATTCCGTCAGTCGCAGGGCGTAAACCGTCCGGAATGGATGATTATGAAAATTGTCCCTGTAACGCCTCCGGAACTGCGTCCATTGGTGCCGCTTGATGGTGGTCGTTTTGCAACTTCAGACTTGAACGACCTCTATCGTCGCGTTATCATCCGTAACAACCGTTTGAAGCGATTGATGGAAATTAAGGCTCCCGAGGTTATTCTCCGTAATGAGAAGCGTATGCTTCAGGAAGCCGTAGACTCACTCTTCGACAACAGCCGCAAGTCATCTGCCGTCAAGAGTGAAAGCAACCGTCCTTTGAAGTCTCTTTCCGATTCATTGAAGGGTAAGCAGGGACGTTTCCGTCAGAACCTCCTCGGTAAGCGTGTTGATTATTCTGCTCGTTCGGTTATCGTTGTAGGTCCTGAATTGCAGATGGGCGAGTGCGGACTTCCTAAGTTGATGGCAGCCGAACTCTACAAGCCGTTCATTATCCGTAAGCTCATCGAGCGCGGTATCGTGAAGACCGTGAAGAGTGCCAAGAAGATTGTAGACCGTCGCGAACCGGTTATCTGGGATATTCTTGAGAATGTGATGAAGGGTCATCCTGTTCTCTTGAACCGTGCTCCTACACTTCACCGTCTCGGTATTCAGGCATTCCAACCTAAGATGATTGAAGGTAAGGCTATTCAGTTGCATCCGTTGGCTTGTACGGCGTTCAATGCCGACTTCGACGGCGACCAGATGGCTGTCCACCTCCCATTGAGCAATGAGGCTGTTCTCGAAGCTCAGGTGCTGATGCTTCAGAGCCACAATATCCTGAATCCGGCGAATGGTGCTCCTATTACCGTTCCTTCACAGGATATGGTGCTCGGTCTCTACTATATTACCAAAATCCGTCCGGGTGCAAAGGGTGAAGGTCTTTCTTTCTACGGATCAGAAGAAGCAATTATTGCCTACAATGAAAAGCGTTGCGACCTCCACGCACAAGTGAAGGTGGTCGTTGATGACTTGGTAGACGGCAAACTCCAGAAGCGTACCGTGGAAACATCTGTTGGTCGTGTAATCGTTAATCAGATAATTCCGACAGAAGTAGGATTCTTCAACGGCATCATTTCCAAGAAATCTCTCCGTGGTCTTATTGCCGACGTAATCAAGGCCGTAGGTATGGCACGTGCGTGTGCATTCCTCGATGGCATTAAGAACCTTGGTTACCGTATGGCTTACGTTGCAGGTCTTTCGTTCAACCTCGACGATATCATTGTACCTGCCGAAAAGGTAGACATCGTAGGCAAGGGTCAGGAAGAGGTTGATCAGGTAAAGGCTAACTACGAAATGGGTTTCATTACCGACAAGGAACGTTACAATCAGGTTATTGATGCGTGGACACACGTAAACAATAATTTGAAGCAGAGTGTTATGAAGCACATGATCGAGGACGATCAGGGTTTCAACGCCGTGTATATGATGCTTGATTCGGGTGCCCGTGGTTCTGCCGACCAGATTGCACAGTTGGCAGGTATGCGTGGACTGATGGCCAAGCCTCAGAAGGCAGGTGCTGAAGGTGCGCAGATTATTGAAAACCCAATCCTTTCTAACTTTAAGGAAGGTATGTCGGTGCTCGAGTACTTTATTTCTTCACACGGTGCCCGTAAGGGTCTTGCCGATACGGCTATGAAAACTGCCGATGCCGGATACCTCACACGTCGTTTGGTAGACGTTTCTCACGATGTTATCATCACGGAAGAGGATTGTGGCTCACTCCGCGGTTTGGAATGCCGTGCATTGAAGAGCGGCGATGAAATTGTTGCTTCATTGTACGAGCGAATCCTCGGCCGTGTATCTGTTCACGACGTTATACATCCGACAACTGGTGTACTCATCGTTGCTTCAGGCGAAGAAATCAACGAGGCTAAGGCTAAGGCTATCGACGAGTCTCCGCTTGAAATGGTTGAAATCCGTTCTGTGCTCACTTGCGAAAGTAAGAAGGGCGTTTGTCAGAAGTGCTACGGCCGTAACCTTTCTACTGCCCGTATGATTCAGTTGGGCGAAGCGGTCGGAGTCATTGCTGCTCAGGCTATCGGTGAACCCGGTACACAGCTTACACTGCGTACATTCCACGCCGGTGGTGTTGCAGGTAACGCTGCTGCCAATGCCTCTATCGTTGCCAAGAACGACTGCCGTATCGAGTTGGAAGAAGTTCGTACTGTACCATTTATTGATGAAGACGACAAGAACTGCGAAAAGATTGTCAGCCGTCTCGGAGAAATCCGTTTCGTAGACACAAATACTGATATCGTACTCCTCACAGACAGTATTCCTTATGGTAGCACACTCTACTTCAAGAGTGGCGACAAGGTAAAGAAGGGCGAACTCATTGCTAAGTGGGACCCGTTCAATGCCGTTATCGTAAGCGAATATGCAGGTGTTCTGCGTCTGCACGATGTAATCGAAAATGTAACTTATAAGGCTGAAACCGACGAGGCTACCGGTCTTACGGAGCGTATTATCACTGAATCACGCGATAAAACGAAGGTTCCGACGGTAGACGTTGTCAAGATTGGTGCCAAGAAGGGTGCCGACGGTCAATATGCACCTGAAGACATTCTCGGTACATACAACCTGCCGGTGGGCGGGCACCTTGAGCAGATTGTTCAGGACGGTGCAGAAATCAAGTCGGGTACTACACTCGTTAAGATTCCTCGTTCAGTCGGTGGTGCAGGTGATATCACCGGTGGTCTCCCACGTGTAACCGAGTTGTTCGAAGCCCGCAACCCATCCAATCCGGCTGTCGTTTCTGAAATCGACGGTGAGGTAACAATGGGTAAGGTAAAGCGTGGTAACCGTGAGATTATCATAACCTCGAAGACCGGCGAACAGCGCAAGTACCTTGTAAGTCTCGCTAAGCAGATTCTCGTACAGGAACACGATGCTGTGCGTGCTGGTACTCCACTTTCCGATGGTATTACTACTCCGGCAGACATCCTTTCCATCAAGGGGCCTACTGCCGTTCAGGAATACATCGTTAATGAAGTTCAGGACGTGTATCGTTTGCAGGGTGTGAAAATCAACGACAAGCATTTTGAGATCATCGTGCGTCAGATGATGCGCAAGGTTCGTGTCGACGAGCAGGGCGATACCACATTCCTCGAGCAGGAATTGGTTGATAAGCTCGACTTTGCCGAAGAGAACGACCGTATCTGGGGCAAGAAGGTTGTAACAGACCCGGGAGATTCAGAAAACTGCTACAAGGGACAGATTATCTCCGTTCGCAAGCTGCGTGATGAGAACTCCAGTCTCAAGCGTCGCGACCTCAAGCTCGTTCAGGTTCGTGATGCCGTTCAGGCAACGGCAACACAGATGTTGCAGGGTATTACCCGTGCTGCCCTCGGAACAAAGAGCTTTATGAGTGCCGCTTCTTTCCAGGAAACAACCAAGGTGCTCAACGAAGCTGCAATTCGCGGCAAGAGCGATATGCTCGAGGGTATGAAGGAAAATGTCATCTGCGGCCACCTTGTGCCTGCCGGTACCGGTCTCCGCCAGTGGCAGAAGCTCATTGTTGGTTCCAAGGAAGAGCACGTTCGCATCGAAGCAAACAGAAAGAACGTTCTTGACTTTGCCGACAAGGATGTCAGCGAATAA